From one Methylomonas paludis genomic stretch:
- a CDS encoding CinA family protein: MPEQNTLFDMKLLTLVRQLKAQLIDNSLTIAVAESLSCGHLQAALGAVSGSSAYFAGGVTAYNFQQKIVLLDIEPFHAATVNCVSQQVANEMALGACRLFNVDLAIGTTGYAEPSPDNQVETPFAYFGICHREADKIHIVAEQHLIGNGLDRIAMQTYVASAALQALLVYLQQLNSSG, encoded by the coding sequence ATGCCAGAACAGAACACGCTGTTTGATATGAAACTACTTACTTTGGTGAGGCAATTAAAAGCTCAGTTGATCGATAATTCCCTCACCATCGCCGTGGCCGAAAGCCTGAGCTGCGGGCATTTGCAAGCTGCCTTAGGCGCGGTTAGCGGTAGTTCGGCTTATTTTGCCGGCGGGGTCACTGCCTATAACTTTCAGCAAAAAATAGTGTTACTGGATATTGAACCGTTCCATGCCGCCACGGTTAATTGCGTTTCCCAGCAGGTTGCCAATGAAATGGCGCTGGGAGCTTGTCGGCTGTTTAATGTCGATCTGGCCATAGGCACAACCGGTTATGCTGAACCCAGTCCGGATAACCAAGTCGAGACACCTTTTGCTTATTTTGGGATTTGCCATCGGGAAGCGGATAAAATACACATTGTTGCTGAACAGCATCTGATTGGTAATGGCTTAGACCGCATTGCGATGCAAACTTATGTCGCTTCCGCCGCCTTGCAAGCTTTATTGGTTTATCTGCAACAACTAAATAGCAGCGGTTAA
- a CDS encoding HIT domain-containing protein: protein MQIFELHHRLAADCFEVADLTLSKLLMMNDSRYPWFILVPRRNDIREIYQLAAADRRQLLDESCLLAEALQHSYNPDKLNIAAIGNLVPQLHLHHVVRYQSDATWPAPVWGKLPALTYAVEQAQIELERIRKQLQL from the coding sequence ATGCAAATATTTGAACTACACCACAGACTGGCAGCAGATTGTTTTGAAGTAGCTGATTTAACACTATCCAAACTGTTAATGATGAACGACAGCCGCTATCCCTGGTTTATTCTGGTGCCGCGCCGTAACGATATCAGAGAAATTTATCAATTGGCCGCAGCTGACCGCCGGCAATTGCTGGATGAATCCTGCCTGCTGGCTGAAGCCTTGCAGCATAGCTATAACCCGGATAAATTGAATATTGCCGCTATCGGCAATCTGGTGCCGCAATTACATCTGCATCATGTGGTGCGCTACCAATCTGATGCGACCTGGCCGGCTCCGGTATGGGGCAAGCTGCCTGCACTAACTTATGCTGTGGAACAGGCTCAAATTGAATTGGAGCGGATACGAAAACAATTACAGCTGTAA
- a CDS encoding NAD-dependent formate dehydrogenase, which produces MAKIVCVLYDDPIDGYPTTYARDSVPEIKVYPDGQTAPTPKAIDFTPGELLGSISGELGLRNYLESLGHTLVVTSDKDGENSRLDQELHDAEIVISQPFWPAYLTAERIAKAPNLKLALTAGIGSDHVDLQAAINRNITVAEITYCNSISVAEHVVMMILGLVRNYIPSYQWVVKGGWNIADCVAGSYDLEGLAVGTVAAGRIGLAVLRRLKPFDVKLHYTDRHRLAESVEQELNLTWHETVESLVKVCDVVTLNCPLHPETEHMINDALLAKMKRGAYIINTARGKLCDTDAIVRALESGQLAGYAGDVWFPQPAPQDHPWRTMPHHGMTPHISGTSLSAQARYAAGVREVLECWFEGRPLRNEYLVVDGGKLAGVGAHSYSAGNATGGSEEAAKFKK; this is translated from the coding sequence ATGGCTAAAATTGTTTGTGTACTTTATGACGACCCTATCGACGGCTATCCGACAACTTATGCCCGCGATTCAGTTCCGGAAATCAAAGTTTATCCAGATGGCCAAACTGCGCCTACACCTAAAGCAATTGACTTTACCCCTGGTGAATTGCTGGGCAGTATTTCCGGCGAGCTGGGCTTGCGCAACTATCTGGAAAGCCTGGGCCACACCCTGGTGGTTACTTCCGATAAAGACGGCGAAAATTCGCGCCTGGATCAGGAATTGCACGATGCGGAAATCGTTATTTCCCAGCCGTTCTGGCCGGCCTATTTAACCGCAGAACGTATCGCCAAAGCGCCTAATTTGAAACTGGCTTTAACGGCCGGCATTGGTTCCGATCATGTCGATTTGCAGGCGGCCATTAACAGAAATATTACCGTCGCAGAAATTACCTACTGTAACAGCATCAGCGTAGCCGAACATGTGGTCATGATGATCCTGGGTTTGGTGCGCAATTACATTCCTTCTTATCAGTGGGTGGTTAAGGGCGGCTGGAATATCGCCGATTGTGTCGCCGGGTCTTACGATCTGGAAGGCTTGGCAGTAGGGACGGTGGCTGCAGGCCGTATCGGCCTGGCGGTACTGCGCCGCCTGAAACCTTTTGATGTCAAATTGCATTACACCGATCGTCATCGTCTGGCGGAAAGTGTGGAGCAGGAATTGAATCTTACCTGGCATGAAACAGTGGAATCTTTGGTCAAGGTTTGCGATGTGGTGACGCTGAACTGCCCATTGCATCCGGAAACCGAGCACATGATCAACGATGCCCTGCTGGCAAAAATGAAACGCGGTGCCTATATTATCAATACCGCCCGCGGCAAGCTATGCGATACAGATGCCATCGTTCGTGCCTTGGAAAGCGGTCAGTTGGCCGGTTATGCCGGTGATGTCTGGTTTCCGCAACCCGCTCCGCAAGACCACCCCTGGCGCACCATGCCTCATCACGGCATGACCCCGCATATTTCCGGCACCAGTTTGTCTGCTCAGGCCCGTTATGCTGCGGGTGTACGGGAAGTACTGGAGTGCTGGTTCGAAGGTCGCCCCCTCCGCAACGAATATTTGGTGGTCGACGGCGGCAAATTGGCCGGTGTTGGTGCTCATTCCTATAGTGCAGGTAATGCCACCGGCGGTTCTGAAGAGGCGGCTAAATTCAAGAAATAA
- a CDS encoding LysR family transcriptional regulator — translation MFIRQIHYLLALAKTGHFGRAAEISHVSQPALSTAIQHLEEELGVTVIKRGQRFQGFTEEGERVLEWARILAQNWEGMRQAAVQYSRQLSGVLRIGAIPTTLAVTPQLTKPWQSQYPGIAIKLVSLSAEEIIHQLDSFELDLGLSYLDDLRLKGFKTMVLYRERHVLLARHPDPGLLKQNLNWRDLANLPLCLLTQNMQNRRLIDAAFRDVGITPKVMLETDSIFALYAHVRSAGLYSVVPHSMLNQFETQLDISALPLIPELSREIGLIMRRQDLPSPIQEAAWDIAQQLNLQQHLDSFIAGNYQTIPQND, via the coding sequence ATGTTTATTCGACAAATTCATTATCTGCTTGCACTTGCCAAAACCGGCCACTTTGGGCGTGCCGCTGAAATCAGTCATGTTTCCCAACCGGCTCTATCCACCGCCATTCAGCATCTGGAAGAGGAGTTGGGCGTTACCGTTATCAAACGCGGCCAGCGTTTTCAGGGGTTTACCGAAGAAGGTGAGAGGGTTTTGGAATGGGCACGCATATTGGCTCAAAACTGGGAGGGGATGCGGCAGGCTGCGGTTCAATATAGCCGCCAACTCAGCGGTGTGTTACGTATAGGTGCAATCCCCACTACCCTGGCCGTCACCCCGCAGTTGACCAAACCTTGGCAAAGTCAATATCCCGGTATTGCCATCAAATTGGTATCGCTCAGTGCCGAAGAAATAATCCATCAACTGGATAGCTTTGAGCTGGATTTGGGGCTCAGCTATCTGGATGACCTCAGGCTGAAAGGCTTTAAAACCATGGTGTTATACCGCGAACGCCATGTGTTGCTGGCGCGCCATCCGGATCCCGGTCTACTAAAACAAAATTTAAACTGGCGCGATCTGGCCAACCTGCCTTTGTGTTTGTTAACTCAGAATATGCAAAACCGCCGTCTGATTGATGCCGCTTTTCGCGATGTCGGCATTACACCCAAAGTCATGCTGGAAACCGATTCCATATTTGCCTTATATGCCCATGTGCGCAGTGCCGGCTTGTATAGTGTGGTGCCGCACAGCATGTTAAACCAGTTTGAAACTCAGCTGGATATAAGCGCACTACCGTTAATACCGGAATTATCCCGAGAAATTGGCCTGATAATGCGCCGTCAGGATTTACCCTCACCTATACAGGAAGCGGCATGGGACATAGCCCAACAGCTTAATTTACAGCAACACCTTGATAGCTTCATAGCCGGGAACTATCAAACCATACCTCAAAACGATTAG
- a CDS encoding TOBE domain-containing protein, translated as MPNTSKHSTTPSWVSGEIKLVRALDKRVIKLLESIDEGGSISQAARVVGLSYKGAWQILEHANNLAPYPLITSATGGYMGGGTTLTSSGKALLDLFKLVNNQYELFLQQLNQSLTEDALTPLLLEPLSIKSSARNQLLGRILVIQPSLDAVDVMVQLIGGERICATLSFAELDDLQLDIGCAVLLLIDDQATCLLTDYEQLGVTVRNALHCSVSRIRQQDENYEVTLRLIGGDHLQTLISPATMETMALKPGTAARLMFNSSDVLVAAKI; from the coding sequence ATGCCTAATACGTCTAAACACAGCACTACACCTTCCTGGGTATCAGGTGAAATAAAACTGGTTAGAGCATTGGACAAGAGGGTTATCAAACTGCTTGAATCTATTGATGAAGGCGGCTCTATCAGTCAGGCAGCCAGAGTTGTGGGTTTAAGTTATAAGGGTGCCTGGCAGATATTGGAACATGCCAATAATTTAGCGCCCTACCCTTTGATAACCAGTGCCACCGGCGGCTATATGGGCGGTGGCACTACGCTGACCAGTAGCGGAAAGGCCTTGTTGGATTTGTTTAAACTAGTGAACAATCAGTATGAATTGTTTTTGCAACAATTGAACCAAAGCCTGACCGAGGATGCATTGACACCCTTGCTGTTAGAACCGCTGAGCATCAAAAGCAGCGCCCGCAATCAACTGCTGGGTAGGATATTGGTGATACAGCCCAGTTTGGATGCTGTAGATGTTATGGTGCAATTAATTGGCGGCGAGCGGATTTGTGCTACATTAAGTTTTGCTGAACTAGATGATTTACAACTGGATATCGGCTGTGCGGTACTGTTGTTAATTGATGATCAAGCCACTTGTCTGCTGACTGATTATGAACAGCTTGGCGTTACAGTCCGTAATGCTTTGCATTGCTCGGTAAGCAGAATTCGCCAACAGGATGAAAATTATGAGGTGACACTTAGATTAATCGGCGGTGACCATCTGCAGACTTTGATAAGTCCAGCCACTATGGAGACCATGGCTTTGAAGCCAGGCACAGCGGCGCGACTTATGTTTAACAGCAGCGATGTACTGGTGGCGGCTAAAATATGA
- a CDS encoding PepSY-associated TM helix domain-containing protein, with product MGLVFAVLGLTGSLSIYRDELDELFNPELVIAEQGPMLSPDKLLAAVKTAQSNRYGVWTLEMPRSAHSPAIAWFEKPRETVDAFYAPLMVAVNPYTGHVINSRFWGQTLTTWVLDLHTQLQMDGFGRNVVAVSAVLLCLSVCSGIYLWWPGLAGLRQAFGLKHNAGLMRLLLDTHRLFGLLSAAILLLLAFTGFHLAYPALLETLTASEGMGHGDAGPNVRSTAIPNDRPVSLSEAVLVARGLFPSSEVRRISTPQGETGTYRINLRQRHEINQHHPFTSVWVDRWSGQIRDVRNPVKFSTAQAFTVWLWPVHTGEAFGSGTRLLWFFTGLMPLLLYISGVVHWLHRKGVVADRPVDVPKIKRQLLTQLYRLYRLAVKTTVWLQVRLSSLISRLKRRYL from the coding sequence ATGGGATTAGTCTTTGCTGTGCTGGGCCTGACCGGCAGTTTGAGTATTTATCGTGATGAACTTGATGAATTATTCAATCCCGAACTGGTTATTGCCGAACAAGGCCCGATGCTGTCACCGGACAAGTTGTTGGCAGCGGTCAAAACTGCCCAGTCCAACCGCTACGGCGTTTGGACTCTGGAAATGCCGCGTTCCGCGCACAGCCCGGCCATCGCCTGGTTTGAAAAACCCCGAGAAACGGTTGATGCCTTTTATGCTCCATTAATGGTAGCGGTCAATCCGTATACCGGCCATGTCATCAACAGCCGGTTTTGGGGGCAAACGCTCACTACCTGGGTGCTGGATTTACATACCCAATTGCAGATGGATGGCTTTGGCCGCAATGTGGTAGCGGTATCGGCAGTGTTGTTATGCCTGTCAGTATGCAGCGGTATTTATTTATGGTGGCCCGGCTTGGCAGGCTTGCGTCAGGCCTTTGGTTTAAAACACAATGCCGGGCTAATGCGTCTGTTATTGGATACTCATCGTTTGTTTGGGCTGCTCAGTGCCGCTATTCTGCTGCTGTTAGCCTTTACCGGTTTTCATCTGGCTTATCCGGCCTTGCTGGAAACCTTGACTGCATCGGAAGGCATGGGACATGGTGATGCCGGCCCCAATGTACGCAGTACCGCTATTCCTAATGATAGACCCGTCAGTCTGTCCGAAGCGGTCCTGGTCGCGCGCGGGCTGTTTCCCAGCTCAGAAGTCCGCCGTATCAGCACCCCGCAAGGTGAAACCGGCACTTATCGTATCAATTTGCGCCAGCGTCATGAAATTAACCAACACCATCCCTTCACCTCCGTGTGGGTGGATCGCTGGAGCGGCCAGATCCGGGATGTGCGTAATCCGGTTAAATTCAGCACTGCTCAGGCCTTCACCGTCTGGTTGTGGCCGGTACATACCGGCGAAGCCTTTGGATCAGGTACCAGGCTGTTGTGGTTTTTTACCGGATTAATGCCTTTACTACTGTATATCAGTGGTGTAGTGCACTGGCTACACCGAAAAGGCGTGGTTGCTGACCGACCCGTTGATGTGCCTAAAATAAAACGTCAATTACTGACACAGCTGTACCGGCTATATCGGTTGGCAGTTAAAACCACAGTTTGGTTACAAGTTCGGTTATCCAGTCTGATTAGCAGACTAAAACGGCGCTATCTCTAA
- a CDS encoding pyridoxal phosphate-dependent aminotransferase: MSITLSHRVKAVKPSPTLAITARAATMRAAGKDIIGLGAGEPDFDTPDNIKTAAINAINNGFTKYTAVDGTAGLKKAIIAKFKRDNGFDYQAKQILVSCGGKQSFFNLAQALLNTGDEVIIPAPYWVSYPDMVLLADGVPVIIETGQAQNFKITPAQLRAAITSKTRLLVINSPSNPTGAAYSLAELKALGEVLREFPDVLIASDDMYEHVLWHKGEFVNILNANPDFYDRTIVLNGVSKAYSMTGWRIGYAAGPADLIEAMCIVQSQSTSNPTSISQVAAEEALNGDQSCIDNMLAAFKKRHDYVVAELNTIDGIECLPTDGTFYVFPNVEKLIAKLDGINDDLEYAEYLIETAGVALVPGSAFGCPGHIRVSIATSMDNLVNALARIKQAS; this comes from the coding sequence ATGTCTATTACACTGTCCCACAGAGTTAAAGCTGTTAAGCCATCCCCTACTCTGGCCATAACTGCTCGTGCTGCCACCATGCGTGCCGCCGGGAAAGATATTATCGGCTTGGGCGCTGGAGAACCGGATTTTGATACTCCGGATAACATCAAAACCGCTGCCATTAACGCTATTAATAATGGTTTTACCAAATACACGGCTGTTGACGGCACTGCCGGCCTGAAAAAAGCCATTATTGCCAAATTTAAGCGTGATAACGGCTTTGATTATCAAGCCAAGCAAATTCTGGTTTCCTGTGGCGGCAAACAAAGCTTTTTCAATCTGGCTCAAGCTCTGTTGAACACCGGCGATGAAGTCATCATTCCGGCACCTTACTGGGTATCTTATCCGGATATGGTGCTGCTGGCCGATGGCGTCCCGGTTATCATTGAAACCGGACAGGCGCAAAATTTTAAAATTACCCCGGCGCAATTGCGCGCCGCGATTACCAGTAAAACCCGTTTATTGGTAATAAATAGCCCATCCAACCCTACCGGTGCTGCCTATAGCTTGGCAGAGCTGAAAGCATTGGGTGAAGTATTGCGCGAATTTCCGGATGTGTTGATCGCCAGCGATGATATGTATGAACACGTACTTTGGCATAAAGGCGAGTTTGTTAACATTCTGAACGCCAATCCGGATTTTTATGATCGCACTATTGTATTAAATGGTGTATCCAAAGCTTATTCCATGACCGGCTGGCGCATTGGTTACGCTGCCGGCCCGGCAGATTTGATAGAGGCCATGTGTATCGTGCAATCGCAAAGCACATCCAATCCGACTTCGATATCTCAAGTTGCTGCCGAGGAAGCTTTAAACGGCGATCAAAGCTGTATCGACAACATGCTGGCTGCATTTAAAAAACGCCATGATTATGTGGTGGCCGAGCTTAACACCATAGACGGCATTGAATGTCTGCCGACTGACGGCACTTTTTATGTGTTTCCCAATGTGGAAAAACTGATTGCCAAGCTGGACGGCATTAATGACGATCTGGAATATGCCGAATATTTAATCGAAACCGCCGGCGTGGCCCTGGTACCCGGCTCCGCTTTCGGCTGTCCTGGGCATATCCGCGTTTCTATTGCCACCAGCATGGACAATCTGGTCAATGCCTTGGCACGAATTAAACAAGCCAGTTAA
- a CDS encoding DUF6988 family protein, which translates to MMHDPIFLESDKFAAELYQLISLPLYDDSPRIVISDVACSLSLEHWGAARALLSSGLLPSSLVVHRAQFEALVRSVWILYAATDENVAKLSANLDLENEQAAKNMPQTSDMMSAIEKNAPPQAYDALNRFKKNSWKALNSYAHAGIHPIRRHHEGYPVHLIHDVTRNTNGLATVCAMQAAVLSGLQPLQKQVLELAASYPNCMPPPL; encoded by the coding sequence ATGATGCATGATCCAATATTCTTAGAATCTGACAAATTCGCAGCTGAACTTTACCAGCTTATTTCCTTACCGCTTTATGATGACTCCCCACGTATTGTGATATCTGATGTTGCATGCTCCTTGTCCCTAGAGCACTGGGGTGCCGCACGTGCGCTCCTTAGTTCAGGACTACTTCCTTCAAGCTTGGTTGTTCATCGAGCCCAGTTTGAAGCATTGGTTCGATCAGTGTGGATTCTTTATGCAGCCACAGACGAGAACGTTGCAAAGCTTTCGGCGAACCTAGATCTTGAAAACGAACAGGCTGCTAAGAATATGCCGCAGACTTCAGACATGATGAGCGCGATAGAGAAAAATGCACCGCCGCAAGCTTACGACGCACTTAATAGGTTTAAGAAGAACTCATGGAAAGCACTAAATTCCTATGCACACGCGGGCATCCATCCAATTCGAAGACACCATGAAGGTTACCCAGTACATTTGATCCACGACGTAACGAGGAACACCAATGGGTTAGCAACAGTTTGCGCAATGCAAGCAGCAGTGCTTAGTGGTTTGCAGCCATTGCAAAAACAAGTGCTAGAGCTGGCAGCAAGTTATCCAAATTGTATGCCTCCGCCTTTGTGA
- a CDS encoding 5-methylcytosine restriction system specificity protein McrC gives MEDKVAAGGLMSRLNRIPIKNIYYLLCYAWNELEQGELLDLDKLPSTELVDLFAFVLCEGLNHLVKRGLEQDYVRRIDEISGVRGRIDLLVTVSHFLPQHGRAACTFDELSVNTLPNQIIKTTLSHLLSTENLDKELRAKVNAKHRDLHGINEIVLSPALFQRVQLRANNRFYRFLLNVCELINGSWLVEEQTGIYRFREFRDDERAMASVFERFLFNFINLEVQEWKGKARKELIKWNASALESSDLQLIPMMVTDISLKSDKQYVIIDAKYYRDAVQSRYGSEKFRSGHLYQLLSYLANAKSDSGRKVQGMLIYPQVNRRLRERFEILGFDVRVNTVDLNNDWQVLKSEIIEMFQPAAV, from the coding sequence GTGGAAGATAAAGTTGCTGCTGGAGGTTTGATGTCTAGGCTTAATCGTATTCCTATTAAGAATATATATTATTTGCTCTGCTATGCTTGGAATGAGCTTGAGCAGGGCGAATTGCTAGATTTAGACAAACTACCTAGCACAGAACTTGTAGATCTATTTGCTTTTGTATTATGCGAGGGCCTCAATCATTTGGTCAAGAGAGGACTAGAACAGGATTATGTGCGGAGGATAGATGAGATTTCCGGTGTTCGGGGGCGGATAGACTTATTGGTGACAGTCAGCCATTTTTTGCCGCAACATGGGCGGGCTGCCTGCACTTTCGATGAATTAAGTGTCAATACTTTACCGAATCAGATTATAAAAACTACTTTGTCCCATCTGCTATCGACTGAAAACTTGGATAAAGAATTGCGTGCAAAAGTCAATGCTAAGCATCGGGATTTGCATGGAATCAATGAAATAGTATTGAGTCCAGCTCTATTTCAACGAGTCCAACTCCGAGCAAACAATCGATTTTATAGGTTCCTGCTAAATGTCTGCGAGTTAATCAATGGATCTTGGTTGGTAGAGGAGCAAACAGGGATTTATAGATTCCGGGAATTTCGGGATGATGAAAGGGCAATGGCTAGTGTCTTCGAACGATTCCTCTTTAACTTCATTAATTTGGAAGTACAGGAATGGAAGGGCAAGGCAAGAAAAGAACTGATAAAGTGGAATGCCAGTGCACTTGAATCTTCAGATCTACAGCTAATACCTATGATGGTAACTGACATTTCGCTGAAATCAGATAAACAGTACGTCATAATTGATGCCAAATATTATCGAGATGCTGTTCAATCACGTTATGGTTCTGAAAAATTTCGAAGTGGTCATCTTTATCAGTTGCTAAGCTATCTGGCAAATGCTAAATCTGATTCAGGTCGGAAAGTGCAGGGTATGTTGATCTATCCGCAGGTAAACAGACGGCTGCGAGAGCGCTTTGAAATTCTTGGTTTTGACGTTAGAGTAAATACTGTTGACTTGAACAATGATTGGCAAGTCCTAAAGTCTGAGATCATTGAAATGTTTCAACCTGCCGCTGTATGA
- a CDS encoding AAA family ATPase — protein MNAVSFWKDQALLADGSIFSQNQLWTLDNLAGLNKHFVQNLDAGNGDFLEKLYEQIEPASPGVQQLASEMIWLLMLCPSNITLGKKKENISKVWSWSGNTLEPPPNQAYLLDDQVMSGIGSGGTYYSIHTWRELVFCIKLITAFKQLPKNEQVMLISDSWTFAEWLQHIEEAENRQFRHMLLFLLFPDDFERVFSKGNKVKIVNKLSENKEIKNAKSLSVLELDKLIREIRIRLEIQYHTSDLDFYKDPIVSLWQETGSKDTDNSPVETYAQDKTVSEPFTPESFNDGVFLGTELFQFIVDRLRRKQNIILQGPPGVGKTFLARRIAYTLIGCSDSDRVGMVQFHQSYSYEDFVQGYRPDDKSSSNFALKNGVFFKFCMNAMANPDKVYVFIIDEINRANLSKVFGELMMLIEADKRSSAWAVPLTYTGDSDKPFFVPDNVFLLGLMNTADRSIAMVDYALRRRFAFINLEPCFETQPFAEYLFTLGASEQLIARIRKNMQLLNDEIVRDRNLGAGFRIGHSYFCPDNSSELNDNWYQDIIDSEILPLLQEYWFDNPNKVDEWKIKLLLEV, from the coding sequence ATGAATGCTGTTTCGTTTTGGAAGGATCAAGCGTTGCTTGCAGATGGCTCAATTTTTAGCCAAAATCAATTATGGACTCTTGATAACTTAGCTGGCCTTAACAAGCATTTTGTACAAAACCTGGATGCTGGAAATGGTGATTTTTTGGAGAAGCTATACGAACAAATTGAACCCGCATCGCCTGGAGTTCAGCAGTTAGCTTCCGAAATGATTTGGTTGTTAATGCTTTGTCCAAGCAACATAACCCTTGGTAAAAAGAAGGAAAATATTTCAAAAGTATGGTCCTGGTCCGGTAATACTCTGGAACCACCTCCAAATCAAGCTTATCTTCTTGATGATCAAGTTATGAGTGGCATCGGCAGTGGAGGTACATATTACAGCATACATACCTGGAGAGAACTGGTTTTCTGTATTAAGTTGATAACAGCCTTCAAGCAACTCCCAAAAAATGAACAAGTTATGCTTATCAGTGATAGCTGGACGTTTGCAGAATGGTTACAACATATTGAAGAGGCGGAAAATCGTCAATTCAGGCATATGCTTTTATTTTTATTGTTTCCTGATGATTTTGAGAGAGTTTTTTCTAAAGGCAATAAGGTTAAAATTGTCAATAAACTTTCTGAAAACAAAGAAATCAAAAATGCCAAATCGTTGTCAGTATTGGAACTGGATAAATTAATTCGGGAAATTAGAATTCGTCTGGAAATTCAATACCACACCAGTGATTTAGACTTCTACAAAGATCCAATAGTATCTCTATGGCAAGAGACTGGCTCAAAAGATACCGACAATAGCCCCGTTGAAACTTATGCACAAGATAAAACTGTTTCGGAACCGTTCACGCCAGAATCTTTTAACGATGGCGTATTTTTGGGTACTGAATTGTTTCAATTTATAGTTGATCGCTTGCGCAGAAAGCAAAATATTATCCTGCAAGGACCTCCGGGGGTTGGAAAAACCTTTTTAGCGCGACGCATAGCTTACACATTGATTGGATGCAGTGATTCTGATCGAGTCGGTATGGTTCAATTTCATCAGTCGTATTCATACGAGGATTTTGTTCAAGGTTATCGTCCAGATGATAAGTCATCGTCAAATTTTGCATTGAAGAATGGTGTTTTTTTTAAATTCTGCATGAATGCTATGGCAAATCCAGATAAGGTTTATGTTTTCATCATAGACGAAATCAACCGAGCCAATTTGAGCAAAGTTTTTGGTGAACTGATGATGTTGATCGAAGCGGACAAGCGTTCAAGTGCTTGGGCTGTTCCGTTGACCTATACAGGTGACTCGGATAAACCATTTTTTGTACCAGACAATGTTTTTTTATTGGGCTTGATGAATACAGCAGATAGGTCTATAGCCATGGTCGATTATGCGTTACGAAGGAGATTTGCTTTCATCAATTTAGAACCCTGTTTCGAAACACAGCCGTTTGCGGAGTATTTATTCACTCTTGGCGCATCGGAGCAACTGATAGCGCGAATTAGAAAAAACATGCAATTGCTTAATGATGAAATTGTACGCGATAGAAACTTGGGTGCTGGGTTTCGTATCGGTCACAGTTATTTTTGTCCAGATAACTCTTCGGAACTGAATGACAACTGGTATCAGGACATCATTGATAGCGAGATTCTGCCATTGTTGCAGGAATACTGGTTTGATAATCCAAATAAAGTTGATGAGTGGAAGATAAAGTTGCTGCTGGAGGTTTGA
- the drmC gene encoding DISARM system phospholipase D-like protein DrmC: MSDHFFATVENLIRKAPAGWMKAACETLRTLPATISTEFVLKSLPPTNNSDLSFLIAQTVNAAAKLMTCEALSWTLQSSFTTYHRCIAHQHIELLWSGPKPDSQITARRIDQVLYDLIANAKQEILLITFAAAKIERLVNELINAKKRGVNIRLILEFEQSSEGQLSYDALKAFPSSLVAGIQVYYWPLENRERNHAGRPGKLHAKIAVVDDEVLVTSANLTDDAFNRNLEVGVLIHEATFQAKIKSYFDHLVTAKVICKLKN; encoded by the coding sequence ATGTCTGACCATTTTTTTGCTACTGTCGAAAATCTAATCCGTAAAGCCCCAGCAGGCTGGATGAAAGCTGCCTGTGAGACATTACGTACTTTGCCAGCTACAATTTCAACGGAGTTTGTACTAAAAAGCCTGCCACCTACCAATAACTCTGACTTGTCATTCTTGATAGCCCAAACGGTAAATGCAGCGGCAAAGTTGATGACCTGCGAAGCTCTTAGTTGGACACTCCAGTCCAGCTTTACAACTTATCATCGTTGCATAGCTCACCAACATATTGAATTACTGTGGTCTGGCCCGAAACCCGATAGCCAAATCACGGCCCGGCGTATTGATCAAGTGCTATACGATTTGATAGCTAACGCCAAACAGGAAATTCTATTAATCACCTTTGCTGCTGCAAAAATCGAGCGCTTGGTCAATGAATTGATAAACGCTAAAAAGCGTGGCGTAAATATCAGATTAATTTTGGAATTCGAGCAAAGTTCGGAAGGCCAGCTAAGCTACGACGCACTGAAAGCCTTTCCGTCATCATTAGTTGCCGGTATTCAGGTCTATTACTGGCCTCTGGAAAATCGAGAACGTAACCACGCGGGGCGTCCTGGAAAGCTACACGCCAAAATAGCCGTTGTCGATGATGAGGTACTGGTCACCAGTGCAAACCTGACTGACGACGCTTTCAACCGCAATCTCGAAGTGGGTGTGTTAATCCATGAAGCTACTTTTCAAGCCAAGATCAAAAGCTATTTTGACCATCTGGTGACTGCGAAAGTCATCTGTAAATTAAAAAATTGA